The Trinickia acidisoli genome includes a window with the following:
- a CDS encoding MFS transporter, giving the protein MTYALPQARERRLIWLLALVQFTLIMDFMVMMPLGPQIMSAFDVSPAKFAAAVSAYSWCSGLSALLAATYIDRFDRRKLLLTAYLLFTLSNLACACATSYPLLLASRAFAGLAGGVLGASVMAIVADVVPVERRGAATGILMTGFSMAAIAGVPAGVLLGAYFHWSAPFWLLAALTVTIAVATSRIVPPLAEHLSRRPPSLADTLPALGRLLTYPRHLRAFALTFLIMFAHMLVIPFISPMLVANHGVTPGQISWLYMAGGASTFFTSRAIGRLADRIGHRTIFRLFGALALGPVLIVTHLANVPFLIMIPGFALFMIISSGRIVPMQAILTTVPDAQHRGAFLSANGAVQSLGTGCGAWLGGMLLSTDTAGHIVGYGVNGWVSITLASLALVWVGQVRSAGKQHPGVAAPAAPNAAPELAGEA; this is encoded by the coding sequence ATGACGTATGCACTTCCTCAAGCTCGAGAACGGCGCCTGATATGGCTGCTTGCACTCGTGCAATTCACGCTCATCATGGATTTCATGGTGATGATGCCGCTCGGCCCGCAGATCATGTCCGCCTTCGACGTTTCGCCGGCCAAATTCGCGGCGGCCGTGTCGGCTTATTCGTGGTGCTCGGGCCTCTCGGCCCTGCTCGCGGCCACCTACATCGATCGTTTCGATCGTCGTAAGCTCCTGCTCACCGCTTATCTGCTCTTCACGCTATCGAACCTCGCCTGCGCGTGCGCGACGAGCTATCCGCTCTTGCTCGCGAGCCGTGCGTTCGCCGGGCTGGCAGGCGGTGTGCTCGGCGCCAGCGTGATGGCGATCGTCGCCGACGTCGTGCCCGTCGAACGGCGCGGCGCCGCCACGGGCATCCTCATGACGGGCTTCTCGATGGCCGCAATTGCAGGCGTGCCGGCCGGCGTGCTGCTCGGCGCGTACTTCCATTGGTCGGCGCCGTTCTGGCTGCTGGCCGCGCTGACGGTCACGATCGCTGTCGCAACGTCGCGCATCGTGCCCCCGCTCGCCGAGCATCTGTCGAGGCGGCCCCCGTCGCTCGCCGACACCCTTCCCGCGCTCGGGCGGCTGCTGACCTATCCGCGGCACCTGCGGGCGTTCGCATTGACGTTTCTGATCATGTTCGCGCACATGCTCGTGATCCCGTTCATCTCGCCGATGCTCGTCGCCAATCATGGCGTGACACCTGGCCAGATCTCGTGGCTCTACATGGCGGGCGGTGCGTCGACGTTCTTCACGTCGCGCGCCATCGGCCGGCTCGCCGATCGCATCGGGCATCGCACGATATTTCGCCTCTTCGGCGCGCTAGCGCTCGGGCCCGTACTTATCGTCACGCATCTGGCCAACGTACCGTTCTTGATCATGATCCCAGGGTTCGCGCTCTTCATGATCATTTCGTCGGGACGGATCGTGCCGATGCAAGCGATTCTGACGACCGTGCCCGACGCGCAGCATCGCGGCGCGTTCCTCAGCGCGAACGGCGCCGTGCAGTCGCTCGGCACGGGCTGCGGCGCATGGCTCGGCGGCATGCTGCTTTCGACCGATACGGCCGGGCACATCGTCGGGTATGGCGTCAACGGCTGGGTATCGATAACGTTGGCGTCGCTCGCGCTCGTGTGGGTGGGGCAGGTACGCAGCGCCGGCAAGCAGCACCCCGGCGTAGCCGCACCGGCCGCGCCGAACGCCGCGCCGGAATTGGCCGGCGAGGCCTGA
- a CDS encoding PadR family transcriptional regulator: MRHRFHDFQRDQGLPDLHRGAAHSHSHEAESRHDYGHWYGHRRDASDRDFSHGRGRGDHGHGHHGRRGESSFLHELWHAIGRHRHRHGGSGPFWGGRGDQGFGDDDSFTRGRKFSGEDLQLMLLALIAEAPRHGYELIKALETRSNGFYAPSPGMVYPALTYLEELGFVTVQQEGNRKRYEIADAGRAHLAANQDQVDMILAKLSFVAHKMESMRRAYAAEDADEGESGASGRDAAWHPKLRQAKYALKLALLRRIDADENEQQRVAEILLRAAAEIEGKPAAGPAPQGASA, encoded by the coding sequence ATGCGTCACCGTTTTCACGACTTTCAGCGCGATCAAGGGCTGCCAGATCTCCATCGCGGCGCCGCCCACTCGCATTCGCACGAAGCCGAGTCCCGCCACGACTACGGCCATTGGTACGGCCATCGTCGCGACGCCTCCGACCGCGACTTCTCCCACGGCCGCGGCCGTGGTGACCATGGCCACGGTCACCACGGGCGGCGCGGCGAATCTTCGTTCCTTCACGAGTTGTGGCATGCGATCGGCCGCCATCGGCATCGCCACGGTGGCAGCGGTCCGTTCTGGGGCGGTCGCGGCGATCAGGGATTCGGCGACGACGACAGCTTCACGCGCGGCCGCAAGTTCAGCGGCGAAGACTTGCAGTTGATGCTGCTCGCGCTGATCGCCGAGGCGCCGCGTCACGGCTATGAGCTCATCAAGGCGCTCGAGACGCGCTCGAACGGTTTCTATGCGCCGAGCCCCGGGATGGTCTACCCCGCGCTGACCTACCTGGAAGAACTCGGCTTCGTCACCGTTCAGCAGGAAGGCAATCGCAAGCGCTATGAGATCGCGGACGCAGGCCGCGCGCATCTTGCCGCAAATCAGGATCAGGTCGACATGATTCTCGCCAAGCTCAGTTTCGTCGCCCACAAGATGGAATCGATGCGGCGCGCCTACGCGGCCGAGGACGCCGACGAGGGCGAGAGCGGCGCGTCCGGCCGCGATGCCGCCTGGCATCCGAAGCTACGCCAAGCAAAGTACGCGCTCAAGCTGGCACTGCTTCGCCGCATCGACGCCGACGAGAACGAACAGCAGCGCGTTGCCGAGATCTTGCTGCGCGCCGCCGCGGAAATCGAAGGCAAACCGGCCGCTGGTCCCGCGCCGCAAGGAGCGAGCGCGTAA
- a CDS encoding IS3 family transposase (programmed frameshift), with protein sequence MKAYSAERKEALVRRMMPPENVPVSALARETGITEQTLYVWRREAKGKGLAVPGDGKNAEGWSSEDKFAVVLETAPLNAAELAEYCRRKGLYPEQIAAWRTSCVAANANTAEQAREQRQQSKEDKQRIKQLEKELHRKEKALAEAAALLVLRKKAQANLGRTRGRLINVPDRLLCISLIREAVGSGCRLHKACEELGLSARTFQRWVVDGDVARADGRSTANRPQPRNKLSEAERRQILEVANSAEFASLPPSQIVPSLADRGVYLASESSFYRVLRDASQQHRRGRARQPSRHVVTSHCATAPNQLWSWDITWMPAAIKGKYYYWYMVLDVFSRKIVGHEVQEAESTELAALLMRRTSLAEGLAGRPLVLHSDNGSAMKGATMLATLENLGVVASFSRPRVSNDNPYAEALFRTCKYRPDYPSKAFASVDAARAWTQQFVRWYNHEHKHSGLKFVTPAQRHNGVAIAVLARRDVVYAQAKARNPQRWSRSTRNWKLKNEVWLNPERTPRAELKQCA encoded by the exons ATGAAAGCCTACTCAGCAGAACGAAAAGAAGCCCTGGTGCGTCGTATGATGCCGCCGGAAAATGTGCCGGTATCCGCGCTAGCGCGAGAAACAGGAATCACCGAACAGACGTTGTACGTGTGGCGCCGCGAGGCGAAAGGAAAAGGATTGGCCGTGCCGGGCGACGGGAAGAACGCCGAAGGATGGTCTTCGGAAGACAAGTTTGCCGTTGTGTTGGAAACTGCCCCGCTGAACGCAGCGGAGTTGGCCGAGTATTGCCGGCGCAAAGGCCTATATCCGGAGCAAATCGCCGCATGGCGGACCTCGTGTGTGGCCGCCAACGCCAATACTGCCGAGCAGGCGCGCGAGCAACGTCAGCAGTCCAAAGAAGACAAGCAGCGCATCAAGCAACTCGAGAAGGAGTTGCATCGCAAGGAGAAGGCGCTGGCCGAAGCAGCGGCGCTGCTTGTACTTCGAAAAAAAGCCCAGGCGA ATCTGGGGAGAACAAGAGGACGACTGATCAACGTCCCGGATCGCCTGTTATGCATATCGTTGATCCGCGAGGCGGTGGGCTCGGGTTGCCGCCTGCACAAGGCGTGCGAAGAGTTGGGCCTGAGTGCGCGCACGTTCCAGCGCTGGGTTGTTGACGGCGACGTCGCACGCGCCGACGGTCGCAGCACGGCCAATCGACCACAGCCGCGTAACAAGCTGAGCGAGGCTGAGCGGCGGCAGATTCTGGAGGTGGCCAATAGCGCCGAGTTCGCGAGCTTGCCGCCTAGCCAGATCGTGCCGAGCTTGGCAGACCGCGGTGTGTACCTTGCGTCGGAATCGAGCTTTTACCGCGTGTTGCGCGACGCTTCGCAGCAGCACCGCCGAGGTCGTGCGCGCCAACCTTCTCGACATGTGGTCACCAGCCATTGTGCAACGGCGCCGAATCAACTTTGGTCGTGGGACATCACCTGGATGCCGGCGGCGATTAAGGGCAAGTACTACTACTGGTACATGGTCTTGGACGTGTTCAGCCGCAAGATCGTAGGTCACGAAGTGCAGGAGGCAGAATCGACCGAGCTTGCCGCGTTGCTCATGCGGCGCACGAGCTTGGCCGAGGGCTTGGCGGGACGACCGCTGGTGCTGCACTCGGACAACGGCAGCGCGATGAAGGGCGCGACGATGCTCGCCACCCTGGAAAATCTGGGCGTGGTGGCTTCGTTCAGCCGACCGCGCGTGAGTAACGACAACCCGTACGCTGAGGCGCTGTTCCGCACGTGCAAGTACCGACCCGATTACCCAAGTAAAGCGTTTGCGAGCGTCGACGCCGCGCGTGCTTGGACGCAGCAGTTCGTGCGTTGGTACAACCATGAGCACAAACACAGCGGCCTGAAATTCGTCACGCCGGCGCAGCGTCACAACGGCGTTGCCATCGCCGTGTTGGCACGACGTGATGTCGTCTACGCGCAAGCCAAGGCACGTAACCCGCAGCGTTGGTCCCGCTCGACTCGCAATTGGAAATTGAAGAACGAAGTCTGGCTCAATCCGGAGCGTACGCCCCGAGCCGAATTAAAGCAGTGCGCGTGA
- a CDS encoding DUF2778 domain-containing protein, with product MPVFCTFALNHKITSLLNCPGIGAFAAYSGHGPGRDNPELTDKEDVGPIPKGVYYIVDRHSGGRLGWWHDFIDAHGYGTTDRTKWFMLWNPATGDSTFVNGVKRSVFRLHPEGPLRLSDGCITVANLYSFAVLAKGLRSRGADLPVPGAPFRAYGTVEVK from the coding sequence ATGCCTGTCTTTTGCACGTTTGCGTTGAACCACAAGATAACGTCTTTGCTCAATTGTCCGGGTATTGGAGCATTTGCGGCGTATTCTGGTCACGGTCCCGGTCGCGATAACCCGGAGCTTACGGATAAAGAGGATGTCGGACCGATTCCCAAGGGCGTCTATTACATAGTTGATCGCCACTCCGGCGGGAGATTGGGTTGGTGGCACGACTTCATTGATGCTCACGGCTATGGCACGACCGATCGCACCAAGTGGTTTATGCTATGGAATCCGGCGACCGGCGATTCGACTTTTGTCAATGGCGTAAAGCGGAGTGTGTTTCGATTGCATCCTGAGGGGCCGCTTCGGCTTAGTGACGGTTGCATTACTGTGGCGAACCTGTATAGCTTTGCGGTGCTTGCGAAGGGCCTGCGGAGTCGAGGGGCCGATTTGCCTGTGCCTGGTGCGCCGTTCCGAGCTTACGGTACTGTTGAGGTCAAATGA
- the dnaQ gene encoding DNA polymerase III subunit epsilon → MRQIVLDTETTGLNARTGDRIIEIGGVELVNRRLTGNNLHFYVNPERDSDPGALAVHGLTTEFLSDKPKFGEIADELRDYLRDAELIIHNAPFDLGFLEAEFALLGLPPFKEHYAGVIDTLVQAKAMFPGKRNSLDALCDRFGVSNAHRTLHGALLDSELLAEVYLSMTRGQESLVIDMLGEATTQQSTATAARKAVSFEGMALPVLAADEAEVQAHEAVLNDLDKATKGTSVWRREPAPEPAVGSADVQAA, encoded by the coding sequence ATGCGTCAAATCGTTCTCGATACGGAAACCACCGGTCTTAACGCACGCACGGGCGACCGCATCATCGAAATCGGTGGGGTGGAGCTCGTGAACCGCCGGCTCACGGGCAACAACCTGCACTTCTACGTTAACCCAGAGCGCGATAGTGATCCGGGCGCGCTGGCTGTGCACGGGCTGACGACGGAGTTCTTGAGCGACAAACCGAAGTTCGGCGAGATCGCCGACGAACTGCGTGACTATCTGCGCGACGCCGAACTCATCATTCACAACGCGCCGTTCGACTTGGGGTTCCTCGAGGCCGAATTCGCGCTGCTCGGCTTACCGCCGTTCAAAGAGCATTATGCAGGCGTGATCGATACGCTCGTGCAGGCGAAGGCGATGTTCCCCGGCAAGCGCAATTCGCTCGACGCGCTCTGCGATCGCTTCGGCGTCAGCAACGCGCATCGGACGCTGCACGGCGCACTGCTCGACTCGGAGTTGCTGGCCGAGGTGTACCTGTCGATGACGCGCGGGCAGGAAAGTCTCGTCATCGACATGCTCGGCGAAGCGACGACGCAACAGAGCACGGCGACGGCCGCGCGCAAGGCGGTGTCGTTCGAGGGGATGGCATTGCCGGTACTCGCGGCGGACGAAGCGGAGGTGCAAGCGCACGAGGCGGTGCTCAACGATCTCGACAAGGCGACGAAAGGCACGAGCGTGTGGCGGCGCGAGCCGGCGCCCGAACCAGCCGTCGGTTCGGCCGATGTGCAAGCCGCCTAA
- the rnhA gene encoding ribonuclease HI codes for MTPEFIEIFTDGACKGNPGPGGWGALLRFGTQEKELFGGEPNTTNNRMELMAVIAALEALKRPCKATVHTDSQYVQKGISEWIHGWKKKNWMTAAKTPVKNADLWKRLDALAAMHQIEWRWVKGHAGHPENERADALANRGVSALAAG; via the coding sequence GTGACGCCCGAGTTCATCGAAATCTTTACCGACGGCGCCTGCAAAGGCAATCCGGGCCCCGGCGGATGGGGCGCCCTGCTTCGCTTCGGCACGCAGGAGAAAGAACTCTTCGGCGGCGAGCCGAATACCACGAACAACCGAATGGAACTGATGGCCGTTATCGCCGCACTCGAAGCGCTGAAGCGACCCTGCAAGGCCACTGTCCATACCGACTCGCAGTACGTGCAAAAAGGCATCAGCGAGTGGATTCACGGTTGGAAGAAAAAGAATTGGATGACCGCGGCGAAGACACCGGTGAAGAATGCCGATCTGTGGAAACGTCTCGATGCACTCGCGGCCATGCATCAGATCGAATGGCGTTGGGTGAAGGGCCACGCGGGCCATCCCGAAAACGAGCGCGCCGATGCCCTCGCGAATCGTGGGGTCAGTGCGCTCGCCGCGGGCTGA
- a CDS encoding class I SAM-dependent methyltransferase has product MSDRPIIDWPAWTASPPGRYVLDWEQAQLDSVVSNVFGYHALQLGLPQLDALRENRMISRALVLDAASGASAPFTYPPRWREGEAIGPSGLAGLDDRYGPAARTTLWCDLLDLPFEAQSVDLLVMPHTLEFTRDPHRLLREAERVLMPEGQLVILGFNSLSLWGARQAFGKMTRRPFVPAAHDLIAFTRIKDWLKLLGFELERGRFGCYRPPLAHENWLTRFAFMEAAGDRWWPIFGAAYMVTAVKRVRGMHLVGQIKAKKPVRAAGLAPAATHKTPNPRI; this is encoded by the coding sequence ATGTCAGATCGACCGATTATAGACTGGCCCGCCTGGACGGCATCGCCGCCGGGACGCTACGTGCTCGACTGGGAACAGGCGCAACTCGACAGCGTCGTGTCGAACGTGTTCGGCTATCACGCGCTGCAACTCGGGCTGCCGCAACTCGACGCGCTGCGCGAAAACCGCATGATCTCGCGCGCGCTCGTGCTGGACGCGGCGAGCGGCGCGAGCGCGCCTTTCACCTATCCGCCGCGCTGGCGCGAGGGTGAGGCGATCGGGCCGTCCGGGCTCGCGGGGCTCGACGATCGCTACGGGCCGGCCGCGCGCACGACGCTATGGTGCGACCTGCTCGATCTGCCGTTCGAAGCGCAGAGCGTCGATCTGCTGGTCATGCCGCATACGCTCGAGTTCACGCGCGATCCACACCGGTTGTTGCGCGAAGCCGAGCGCGTGCTGATGCCGGAAGGCCAGCTCGTCATTTTGGGGTTCAATTCCCTGAGCTTGTGGGGCGCACGCCAGGCGTTCGGCAAGATGACGAGACGCCCGTTCGTGCCGGCCGCGCACGATCTGATCGCTTTCACGCGGATCAAGGATTGGCTCAAGCTGCTCGGATTCGAGCTTGAACGCGGGCGCTTCGGCTGCTATCGTCCGCCTCTTGCTCATGAAAACTGGCTGACGCGATTCGCCTTCATGGAGGCGGCCGGCGATCGCTGGTGGCCGATCTTCGGTGCGGCCTATATGGTGACGGCGGTCAAGCGCGTGCGCGGCATGCACCTCGTCGGCCAGATCAAGGCGAAAAAGCCCGTGCGCGCCGCGGGCCTCGCGCCGGCCGCGACGCACAAAACACCTAACCCGAGAATATGA